The window taaaccttatcgatcatcactagcacacgacttgaggtttatagcctatcgtggatgacatactccttttctatgtcattccaattgaattaattatgcaagtgagttctatgagttctcatgtgCATGCATAAAGAcatagcaccttgatcaatggaaagtacattgataagtaaggatgagttgataaaccacttggaagacatggtgggcactcgtgttaccatgaggcaagaaatcgagattgagaaagttcggtccatatgagtttggatttgtcacaaactttggttttgacaaattcacatggataggaacttatacaccacaaaatctaagtgtcataagattacctccttcatgaaaatgactgtgaggaaatgctttcactaagagagattttaagaagatagcaattgtggaaattgtattctcaaatttgtttatggttacggcatccctttccatagttcgaattatgagatttgacaattagtctgaacatttgggacttagtgacataagttctgaatttgtctagacacacatatgagctttctaaagcaaaggtgtatgattttaagaagctttgataaaggcttatcaaagcattaggtattagaaatatgaacttaaggaattcaataagcattgttctctggaagtttaattgttttctgaatacatgtcaaagctagtgggagcataagtgttatgctggtaagaaaataatcatcatgttagtgggagcatgattattatggtaaagtattgcgagttagcaatattaattatagaaaacaaagattcactttgcaaagttgtaatgtttgaaaagttgttttgctataattaagggagagaatattatacttcatttcaaaattctaaagcttagatcgagaaatgttaataaatttagtcaaggatatatagtgcattctcaaattcgattatgatcacgacatccctcttcatagatcAAATTGTGGGAAcaggacacataaaatattatggcagaaggatgataaagtatcacttctttatgtgagacattatgcatcatgtccaatacgcttcgggtataggatcgattgcatatgctgtaatattttaccattctaaaatttttcaaatgcctagggcattaagagggaaaaaggaactagaatcggttttgactaaaataattaaacaactatcaaaggaaaatctGAGGTTCACTGAGGATTTGTcgtttgtgagtagttagaagtatagtactgAATGGgctatattgacattattatgaatagataagattctattaagaataagctgTCATATGGCAaacatggaaatgtctccatattgggagttggatgttgagagtctgtgtctagattagaaacttttatgcaagaaggatattcaaaggaatgtactttgaatgtgagacttcacgtctatggaattatcttgtaacaatttccgatagagtactttgtaattttattggccaaagtcttggtgacttttgtgctatgactttgcgaaaggaacgttgcataaaatgttagaatctagcatattctagtagttgcaagaaccttgtgttctaacactaataatagggattgggaattgtgaaatgagcatcattggaaaggtttttcaattgatttatttcacaaagtatggaccataggaaaccaaagtgtgcatgcttggagcatgggacaattgtggttataattcaagtaataagttgattttctgaaactataagcaatgaataatgagtaatcaatatggtgtttaaataaaagtgtttttatttacgctcaaaagctttagggccatataggattaatattattattgcgtttcactttgcatgttttgacttcccgaataataagattattcaaactccacagtcgctcgtacttttggaagtaagtagtgaatcaagattgtcatgaactggattgtagattgtctaaggatagacatggcaatagatttgctgcaacgttcatgagtactcagaaattgagatttgacgctcagagtattacttcatggaattcatcacgagtaatactgagacgataatatctatgatcttgaaacagagatatatgagttgtaatttgcaagtcggctatacattggtgatacgaaaacgcatcagtaacttggtgttataaaacgtattgtcatgtatggtttgatgagtaaaagatacaagcatataagtcaatgtttattcgttccttttgccctaaccggaaaagcgatatatgtgggcccctcgatgatttggtgttgacttatgtgctgggcccagccaggactaattgatgtgttcgattagaagtcctatatcatcacaaatcagaaatcgggaaacatagattctggactaagagattgattgtattccatgtcttatgtctggggatatcttgcagaacgaaggattatatgatcacttatcttaggactcgtaactgactgggtcagagttcggcagcagctttttggaagctacaatttgctggtcaaatttagaaggcatactagcaattatagttacagacttacccaagtgggagactgttggattaggtgtctaagcccataactataattggtatgtacttgaattgatagcagcacattccttttgggttgccctcaaacctagcaaccggacaaggaaattatgaaaggagagatattaatttattataagattaataaattaatataaatgattttattaatatgttaaaagattaatatattaataagaaatcattttgtttaattaattgttagccagaaattaattagaattaattttggggttaaaagaattaattataaagtgcagggactagtttgcaattatctaatagttgagtggaaggctccagaacctccttggaaggaggtggacgaaatctataggggaaaccctaaggatttcgtccaagggggcttggataaggcttttggctttgcttaggccccaagcaaggagcattagggtttttcctaaaccctagatccctcaactatataaggagcctcctggttcacattttggtcactctttctttggaagaaacccttagggccgaaaattgcatactccctctctctccttctactttccttcttgctagtttgggtgtgattccattagaggcattacacttgtggtgctaagcttccaagaagatcaagatcaagatcaagggaattatcaattgtttactataacaattgaaaggtatgtaattactaaaccctagtttgttaattttgatattagcctctctcctctagggttcttgttttgcaattcaaagttgtatgttcaatagataaaacatagatccaaagtaggttgcatgtgaacttaggaattgtttttctagtttatttgttttgcctaaaacccatcagctcCAACCATAGAAAAGCTCAGATCTAAGGCTGGACTCCAAATCCATTCTCTTCAATgttccttcttcactccaagggTACCAAAAGAACACTTATAATCTCACAAATAGACACTCAAGCTAAAGGAACACAAATtaagggtttgagagggttgaaGTTTGGAAATGGTGGCcataaatgaggccatcatgttctttaaatagggatacacctctcatttagggttttcaccctgtgcctagtacgcctaacgtactaggtggctctgcTTCCAAATCACGCATatgagtacgctaagtgtacacacGTACTCCCCGCGTACTCAGCTGCCACCTTATCTCAAATAAGGGACTAAACTTGCCAAAACTTCAAACCATCATAGCTTCTTTGTTATAAGTCTGTTTCCAATAAACCTCATATTcacggaaaggtggcgagaagccctacacttctagtaACACGTCGTAGCCCCAAGGTTTCCTCATGCCCGGGTTGCAacccacaaaccctaaatcacgAAGGATCCGAAACATGATGTTATAAGTGAGTTTTCCTCGTTGTACTTACGGGTCAAAGGCACAAATGTCGGCCCACTTGATTTTGTATCCTGGTAAATAGGATGTAGTATGCAGTAGTGACATGTGGATCTGTTTGTTTATCTAATGACtagttatatatttatatgttgtcgggtatatattatatgttatgtatatgtcgacatggtatggttgggttgaggtaatATTGATATGTGCGATAGAAAACAAACccgggagcaagccagacataagttgtgggcctgtagggcaagccaaacttatgttgtgggcttggGAGCAAGCCAGATACGAGCTGTGGGCCTGaagggcaagccagactcatactatgggctcaagggtaatccagtctgttagttgtggacctagtatatgttgttatatgttgtgtgttagtattttgggggaactcactaagctttgacttaccgtttcaatttattgtttcaggtacttcggatgatcgcagGAAAGCGAAGGAGTGACCGTGCGCATCTTCCTGTTTTGTGTTATGGGATCTTGGGAAAAATCTAATTTTGAATaatacttttgaaataatgactctttttgtaaacaatgattggttaatggttgattttaaaattttaaaattttaatgatTTTGGAGTGTTACAATTTATAAAGGTTAATCAAATCATTAACTAGACTCCTATTATCATATTTTAGAACCATATTGTAGCCGATTTCTCTattttatgaattttacaaaaaaatcAAGGCTATAATCTTTACCACCACACTTGTTTTAGTGTTTATATAATACTTAACTTTAACTCATAACATATGTTTGCGATAAAGTTAACATCATCCAAAATCTTAACTCAATTTgaaatattaatcttataatcaaCAAAATTTGACAGAAAGGTAAGCATTTAAACCATTATTACAAAATCATAACACTAGAATCTTGATAAAGTGTGATAGTAACACCATTAATTAGCCTTATTTCATCAAAAAGTGCCTTTAGATGTAACATTCAAAAATCCAAGTATTTCATTTAACCCTTGAAGTATTTCAATTATGGCATATGAGGACCCtctgtatgttgggcgtacatgtgtgtacgcttagcgtacataagTGGATGCATCGGGTGCCTAAGGCTCGTACGCGAAGCGTACGAGGCCGAGGTCTAAAACCCTAATGATCAAACTTGTGCCTTATTTAATCTCATTTATAACCTTGGACCCCCTTCCTTACCAGCCTCCATTGCTTTCAAACGTCTCTAGAACCCTAATCTTTtatgagtgattcttgagcttgaAGTGCCTAAAATATCCCCCCTTTTTGGTGTGCTGTCAAGGAGAAGCAAGTGCTAAGCAAGCCTTGatcgtgggaagagtttttggatcctGAATTAATCTAGAGTATCTTGGGGAGCTTGTGGAGGTAAAAATCTCATACCTTGCTATTTTTTTTTTGCTAGTTTGAGTTAGTTTTTGGTTTGAAGTCCTTTCTTGGTCCATGAACCCTCGCTTGTGAGTTTAAGCAACTGTAGAGGTTAGAAATGTTAGATCTAAGCTCATTGGGCATGCTAGATACATAAAAATGTTAGCTTGATGATTGTTAAGACTCCATGCATGAATTTGAGGTCTTAAAAAGGgtattaatgggttaagtgaggtGTTGGGTTCCCATGTgtcatgcaagggcataaagttgccaactttataccCTAGGACATCTTAATCAACTCAGATCTAGCTTTGGACGTTGAGTTTCCacgtattaagcacttaatggatgttGGTGCATAAGTTGATTGTGTGTTGGGAGTACTATCATGTACGTTGTGTGTACCACCACAAAACCTTGTACGCCAAGCGTATTGaggttgtacgttgggcgtatgcctCCAGTGGGTGTTGGGATTTCGATGGGATTTTGAGCAATTTGGGACCTATTCAGCCTTAGTCCTGGACCCATTCAGAGTTATTAGGGATTTTGTTCTAGTATGGACCATAGGTGGTATGGTTGGGCCTATTTGGCCTTATGGCCCATTATTGTGTGGGCCTTAGATGTTAGGCCCATTTTGGAAGGAAggattttgggccatattggaggAAAATGGACTTAGGATTCTGGGCCTTTGGCTAAGTTGTGTCATAATCCTAATTAGGATAATTTGCATATTTATTTAGTGTGAGATTTTTGGATCGGTAGCCGAGCAGCTATTATTtcagcagactgaggtgagtcttctcactataacttcaggtctaaggcactaaggtcgGGCCAATATTCATTTATGTTGCATGTTAGTTGTTGTATGAAATGTAgtgattgggttgaaatataccccaaggCAGGGGCCCAGTATGCCTtgatgggttgaaatatacccttgGGCGAGGCCCATTGTGATATGTTTGGATGGAAATATACCCCATGGCGGGGGCCCATACTTGTTTTGGGTTTGGATTGAACCCCAGGACTCGGCCCACTTGTATGTATTGCATGtgttattttgggaaaactcactaagcattttctTACATTTGTATTGTGATTTCAGGTGCGTCTGGTTTTAAGGGGAAGGGCCTAGCTTGATGGTGCAACATGTACTCTCCACTATtttccgcattcattgatatgGATACTCTGCTGATTTTGTATGATGGTTTTTATGTAATGGATTTCTAGTATCAAACTTATGGTTGTAAACCTTATttagaaatgaaaaaaattatctGGATTTTTAggttattacaagttggtattaaagcattggtttgagggattctagCACACTCccgggtgtgtcagaactcaaattgaggaaatGACAGACCTTTTTCAAAGGAAACAAAAGTCAAGTATTTCTGAAAACGGATTTCATAAGCAAAAATGGAGAGTGCAGTGCGCGAAATCGCTCGTGTTCAAGTAAGTGTTTCCCAAAATTTAACTATGTTATGAATGTATTTCTTGGAATCATTTTTGAATatgttaattgctaagtgtatgctttcaaagttgtatatgCTTAGGATTTCATAGACCTAGAATGATCAATGTTGCCTTATttattgttccttgtttggttgtggtattagggtagAGGCTTTATTTGACAGTCTTTGTGATTCTATTTATGTATAagttgcatgcataaggcaacctatGGTGTTGATTGAGGTTTATGGTTTTGTGAGGATTGTGAAATCCTATAAGACCCTAGGTTATGCATATGTTCAGTATATGGTAGGTCATATTTCACTTATAGTAGGGTGATTTAGAGGTATCAGGTATGGCCTTGAGGAAGGTACAAGTACgtgcggaaggtagtattgggcccgtagtaCTGAAATCATAGGACCTGTACCCGAGACAAGGACATACCTGGAACTCTAAGGAGTCTGGTAGGGAGGTATCCATTCGAACTTCCTTATCAATCGTTTTCTATGTTGTATTTTTCAGTTGAGGATGGTAATGGTTACGATAGGAggttcaggttcgggatcaggttcatGATCGGATTCAGGCTCTGGTGCGGAGCCTATTGATAAGAGGTTATGTGAGCTTATTGCAGCTGAGGTTACTCGCgacatccttgacgctaccccggTGATTTTCGGTACCGTCAAGGAGAGGAtcatggagattatggaggagcgACTCAAGCCTCTCCGAGCCGAGATCGTTGCGGGTCAGGTTGGGACTCAAATTCATTCattccgggagttcaaggcgtgtagTGCGCCCGAGTTCTTGGGAGTTAAGGACCCCATTTCTAGTCGTCGTTGGATCGCTGGCATGGAGAATTCTCAGCGCACGAGTTTTTTCCCGGATGCGGCAAAAATGGGATTCGTGTTCTGTATGTTGAGCGATCGAGCTCGAGATTAGTGGGAGGAGGTTATCCGCGGGGTGGGATCAGCGGACGTGACTTAGATGAATTGGGAGGAGTTTGTACAGAGATTTGATCAGGAGTTTGCACCAGCCGGTGAGGGAGTTCCAACACCTTCACTAGACTACGGAGTCGGTGGTGGAGATTACTGCCAAGTTTAGAGAGAGGGTATTGTTGGTTCCGCAGTACGCTGCGGATGAGGAAATGAGGAAGACGAGATATCATGTTATACCGAGGgatgatatccgggagtttgtgagtTTCTCAGGGTGTAAAACCTTGAATGAGATGATTGAGAAGGCCTGTGAGCGGGAAATTGAGTTAGAGATCCGCACTAAGCGGAATCCGGAGCAGGTTTTGACGACAGTGGGTCAGGACAAGAAGCATTAGAGCACCGATTTTCACAGCAGAGGCCAGCAGGGCTGAGGCCGTTGCGCCAAGTGCAGCAAGCCGCACGGTGGACCTTGTCGATTACCGAGATCAGGATGTTTTGGTTGTGGTCAGGCGGCCATATGAGCAAGGATTGGCCTAGGAAGGccttgatttgttttcactgcaaccatacCAGTCATAAAACGGTCGATTGTCTGAGGTTGTCTGGTGGAGCAGTAGTGGTGACTGCGCccgctacattgaggattacagatggccgccaGGGCAAGACGGAGACTCCTGTGGTGAAGAGTCGAGCAGATGAAGCCCAAGCAGCGCCGAACGTCGTGACTGGTATGTGATTTATCCTTATCTTtattgttttgttatttttttatgcttatgttgtcATGATCtcatatagggacctttttggtcaatggattGTCAGATCTTGTTctttttgattcgggggctacccgatcatttgtatctcttgcgctcaacAGTAAGTTTCGAGATGCTCCTGGGACTTTAGATTCCCCTCTTGAGGTGGAGATTGTGGATAATTGTACTGTGAACGCTGCAAGGGTATTTCGAAGGAGTATTCTGAACATGTTCGACGAGATTTTTCACCTCGACTTGGTACCAATTCCCTTGAGGGGATTGAAGGTGATcattgggatggattggttggggcCCAATGGGGCCATGACTGATTGTGAGCGTCATTTGGTGAGGTTTCGAACCCCAAACGGGGGAGAACTAGTCATTCCTGGTAAGAGAGATTCGTGTGGGCCAGCCCTCTGTTCAGCACCGAGGGCTAGGAGACTTCTTCAGCAAGGTTGTTCTGACGATTTTGTATTATGTTTCACATTTGAGGGCGGAGATCACGACAGAGCTGAGTAGAGTACCGATTGTGCGGGATTTTCCTGAtgtttttccagaggagttgcctggAGTGCCTCCCAAGAGATATGTTGAGTTCTGGATTGATTTAATGCATGGTGcgactctgatagccaaggcgtTGCAGCGCCTAGCTCCGCCTGAgatacaggagttgtctacgtagctgcaggagctgctataCATTGGTTTTATTCGTCCGAACAGTTCCTTGTGGGGGGCactgatcctgtttgtgaagaaggatgggtcacacaggatgtgtattgattatcaggaattaaacaagctaacggtgaagatcCGTTACCGGCTTCCGATGATCAACGATTTATTTGATCGGCCGCAGGGTGCcttttggttttccaagatcgatcttcagttagggtatcatcagatgaggatattCAAAATATGGCCTTCAGAACTTGTTATGGTAATTATGAGTTCGTgttgatgccattcgggctcacaaATGCTCCAATAGtcttcatggatctcatgaaccgggtgtgcacaacgatgttggatcggtttgtgattgcttttattgatgacatcctagtctactccaagaccaagggGCAGCATGAACAACATTTGCATGGGGTAttagagaccttgaggagggagaggctttttgccaaattctccaagtgcgagttttggttgtgtgaggtgtagtttttggggcacatcatcaaccagggAGGTATCTTGTTGGACCCGACCAAAATTGAGGCTATGATGCGTTGGGAGATACCAAAAAACGCATCAAAGATTCGGAGTTTCTTGGGTCTTgcggggtattatcggaggtttattcaggatttctcaaAAATTGCAGTACCTTTAACTTGTCTGACcgagaagaatgtgacctttcagAGGGGTCAGATCAGCAGCTGGCCTTTGAGACTTTGAGGCAAAAATTGTGTGAGGCCCCAGTTCTTGCGTTGCCCGAGGGGTTGGATGATTTTTTGGTATATTGCGATGTTTTTATTTTGGGTTTGGGTGTtatcctcatgcagaggggacatgtgattgcatacgcctcaaggcagctgaagcctcatgaggcaaattaccccactcgtgatttggaattgggggcggtagtgtttatcctcaagatctggaggcattacttgtatggggtccGATGCACTATTTACATTgatcataagagcttgaagtatttgatggatcagtcaAACttgaatatgcgtcagaggagatggttgggcgtggtaaaagattatgactgtgagattttgtatcaccgTGGGAAAGCCAATGTGGCAGCCGATGCTTTGAGTGGTAAGGCGGCAAGTGCTCCGATCCGAGATATTTGCTTGAGAATGACGATTACCTTAACTTTGATGGATATGATTAAGGAGACACGAGTTGAAGGATTGAAAAATGATAATTGGAAGACTGAGCGGATTAGGGGGAAAATTCCTTTGTTTGCCAAAGACAGTCGGGGATTATTGACTTAGTGTGGTAGGGTGTGGGCTCCAATATTTGGTGGGGTGAGGCAGAAGATTTTGGAGGAGGAGTataagtccaagttctctatccatccgggggccacgaagatgtaccGAGACCTGAGATTAGGTTACTGGTGGCTCTGTATGAAGATGGAGGTTGTGTGTTTTGTtaagcggtgtttgacctgtagGAGGGTCaaagccgagcatcagaggcctcgTGGCAAGGTCGagccattacccatccccatgtggaaatgagaggagatcaccatggattttatcacgaaattACCCAGGACAACGCAAGGTGTCGACTTtatttgggttattgtggataggttgaccaagagtgTACACTTTATTTCGATTGCTAAGAGTATATCGGCTAAGAAATTAGCAGATCCTTATGTTCGAGGGGTGGTAGTCAGGCATGGAGTTCTGGTATCTGTGGTCTCTGACAgcgatgttcggttcacctccagattctggaggaaatttcatgaggagttaggcACTCAACTAAATTTCAGTACAACTTACCATAaccagactgatgggcagagcgagcggatgatccagatgctcgaggatatgctccacGCATGCGTTATAGACTTCgaagggagttgggatacttacctacCACTAGTAGAGTTTccttacaacaacaattatcatgctagtattgacagACCCCCATTCtagatgttgtatggaaggagatgtaggacttcggtttgttgggggggggggtcattgagtcatgggaagcaccgaagtggtgcttaaGACTAATGAGTTGATACAGCATGTGTGTGACAAGTTGCGAGTCGCGCAGAGTCGTCAGAAAAGCTACACTGACCGACGTTGATCGGATCTCGAGTTTCAAGTGAGGGATTTCGCATTGTTGAAGGtgtcgccctggaagggtgtcatccgcttccggaagtggggcaagttgggagCCCGATTCATTGGTTCATTCAAGATCTCTGCCCGAGTTGGCAAgattgcttatcggttggatctaccTGATGAGTTGAGTcaaatccataacaccttccatgtgtctcaggtgCAGAAGTGTGTATCAGATGAGGCTGCATTTATTTCATTAgatgatatttaggtggatgagaGCCTAAACTATGTTGAGAAGCCCATTGCAGTTATGGATAGAAAAACTAAATCTCTTCGTAATAAAGAGGTGaggctagtgaaggtgcaatggcagcatcggagggTTCCGAATGGAACtaggagccggaggacgagatgagagaGTATTACCCGGATCTGTTTGtgtcagcagacttcgaggaagaagtctaattaaagtggggaagagttgtaacatTCAAAAATCCAAGTATTTCATTTAACCCTTGAAGTATTTAAATTATGGCATTTGAGGACCCTTCGTACGATGGGCATACATGTGTGCACGCTTAGCGTACACAAGTGGATGCATCGAGTGGCTAAGGctcgtacacggggcgtacaatGCCAAGGTCTTAAACCCTAATGATCGgacttgtgccctatttaagctcatttATAACCTTGGAACTATGGGTGAGCAGCGGAACAGGGTACCCGCTTTCGGAACCGGAATCGCCTTGAAACTGGTGGTTTTGGAACCAGAACCGTCTTAAGTGGTTCTGGTTCCGATTCTCTTTTTCTCGGAACCGCTACCCGCTGGGTAATCGTCGTaaccgaaatatatatatatatatatatatatat of the Lactuca sativa cultivar Salinas chromosome 6, Lsat_Salinas_v11, whole genome shotgun sequence genome contains:
- the LOC111891437 gene encoding uncharacterized protein LOC111891437, with the translated sequence MFWLWSGGHMSKDWPRKALICFHCNHTSHKTVDCLRLSGGAVVVTAPATLRITDGRQGKTETPVVKSRADEAQAAPNVVTGTFLVNGLSDLVLFDSGATRSFVSLALNSKFRDAPGTLDSPLEVEIVDNCTVNAARVFRRSILNMFDEIFHLDLVPIPLRGLKVIIGMDWLGPNGAMTDCERHLVRFRTPNGGELVIPGKRDSCGPALCSAPRARRLLQQGCSDDFVLCFTFEGGDHDRAE